The proteins below are encoded in one region of Colletotrichum lupini chromosome 5, complete sequence:
- a CDS encoding ergosterol biosynthesis ERG4/ERG24 family protein, whose amino-acid sequence MAPKKHNYEFGGPPGAFAIVFGLPVLLWTFFFVCNDKTGCPAPSTLSPRTLTLEKLRLETPWPADGIWGFCSWEAFGWSIVYYFVSLFLYRVLPAQEMLGTKLVQSGRPLKYRFNSFNATVFQLAGLAIGTYLQGADFVVWTYISDNYLQLLTANTILAYIITVYVYVASFSVKPGNPELRELAVGGNTGSLIYDIYIGRELNPRITLPLFGEVDLKAWLEMRPGLTGWVILNLAFCAKQYRTYGYLSDSILLTTAVQGYYVLEGQFMEAGLLTMMDITTDGLGFMLTFGDIVWVPFLYSTQTRYLSVYPVHLGWAGVASIFAVFATGLYIFRSANNQKKVFRTQPDHPSVKDLPFIQTKRGTRLLTGGWWGRSRHINYFGDWLQASPFSLPTAVSGYQILTAGSAVSGAITMLDGREVVQGAARGWGMIFTYFYVLYFAILLIHREGRDDVACSDKYGEDWEKYKNVVRWKILPGVY is encoded by the exons ATGGCTCCAAAGAAGCACAACTATGAGTTTGGAGGCCC TCCCGGCGCCTTTGCCATCGTCTTTGGACTTCCCGTCCTCTTGTGGaccttcttcttcgtctGCAATGACAAGACCGGATGTCCTGCGCCGTCCACCTTGAGCCCTCGCACTTTGACCTTGGAGAAGCTCAGGCTCGAGACGCCATGGCCCGCCGATGGAATTTGGGGCTTCTGTAGCTGGGAAGCTTTCGGCTGGAGCATCGTCTACTACTTTGTGAGCTTGTTTTTGTACCGCGTTCTTCCTGCTCAAGAGATGCTCGGTACCAAGTTGGTTCAATCTGGTCGCCCATTGAAGTACCGCTTCAACT CTTTCAACGCCACAGTCTTCCAGCTCGCCGGCCTGGCTATCGGCACCTACCTCCAAGGCGCCGACTTCGTCGTCTGGACCTACATCTCAGACAACTATCTCCAGCTCCTGACCGCCAACACCATCCTCGCCTACATCATCACCGTCTACGTCTACGTCGCCAGCTTCAGCGTGAAACCCGGCAACCCAGAGCTACGTGAGCTGGCCGTCGGCGGCAACACCGGCAGCCTCATCTACGACATCTACATCGGCCGCGAACTGAACCCCCGCATCACCCTGCCCTTATTCGGCGAGGTTGACCTCAAAGCCTGGCTGGAGATGCGCCCCGGTCTCACCGGCTGGGTCATCCTCAACCTTGCCTTCTGCGCAAAGCAGTACCGCACATACGGCTACCTCTCCGACAGCATCCTTCTCACCACCGCCGTGCAGGGCTACTATGTCCTCGAGGGCCAGTTCATGGAGGCCGGCTTGCTCACCATGATGGATATCACCACCGATGGCCTGGGCTTCATGCTGACGTTCGGTGACATCGTCTGGGTGCCCTTCCTCTACTCCACCCAGACCCGCTACCTCTCCGTCTACCCCGTCCACCTCGGCTGGGCTGGCGTCGCCAGCATCTTTGCCGTCTTCGCGACTGGCCTGTATATCTTCCGCTCTGCGAACAACCAGAAGAAGGTCTTCCGCACGCAGCCTGATCACCCGAGCGTCAAAGATTTGCCCTTCATCCAGACGAAACGCGGTACTAGGCTGCTTACTGGTGGATGGTGGGGCAGGTCTCGTCATATCAACTATTTTGGCGACTGGCTTCAGGCTTCGCCGTTCAGCTTGCCGACTGCCGTTTCTGGTTACCAGATCCTCACTGCTGGCAGCGCTGTGTCTGGTGCTATTACAATGCTTGACGGTCGTGAGGTCGTTCAGGGCGCTGCTCGTGGCTGGGGCATGATCTTTACGTACTTTTACGTGCTGTACTTTGCCATCCTGCTTATTCATCGCGAAGGGCGGGACGATGTTGCTTGCTCGGACAAGTATGGCGAGGACTGGGAGAAGTATAAGAATGTAGTTAGATGGAAGATTTTGCCGGGTGTTTACTAA
- a CDS encoding peptidase family M28: MKTTYLSAAALALATSTLATDPLTPDKIEADIKTVELERVLWNLNKIARDNGGTRAFGTPGYKASVDFVLERAQTRFAKQMDTYLQPFNHTFEQTNAISVTGPDGDVIVISAEYNTATPLPGGITAPLIDTPVDDVNGSGCLPEAFTGIDATGKLALIKRGVCAVSDKIKNAKAAGALGVILYNQVPGDDITKPTLSAENIGLLVPLGIITLETGEAWKALLTAGEEVIVTLIVDAIFEERETWNVISETKEGDPNKVIMLGAHLDSVLEGPGINDDGSSTAALLELMGSVKKYSGFPHKIRFAWWAAEEAGLVGSYYYTEHLSSEDADKIKYYFNYDMIGSPNPIYELASYNNSGIGPQLIADYLEANGKETISAEFDGRSDYAGFVELGIPVASIFTGEGENDPCYHQACDTIDNINWDAITVNTKAAGRALATLANSLEGVPPRANTTPILRGRAGVLQQMRRWKALAEHTSHGKTCSHNDEKKIY, from the exons ATGAAGACCACCTACCTCTCCGCAGCCGCTCTGGCGCTGGCCACATCCACCTTGGCCACCGATCCCCTCACTCCTGACAAGATTGAGGCTGACATCAAGACTGTTGA GCTTGAGCGTGTTCTCTGGAACCTGAACAAGATCGCTCGCGACAATGGCGGCACCCGCGCCTTTGGCACACCGGGCTACAAGGCCTCAGTCGACTTCGTCCTGGAGCGCGCCCAGACTCGCTTCGCCAAGCAGATGGATACCTACCTCCAGCCCTTCAACCACACCTTTGAGCAGACCAACGCCATCTCCGTGACCGGACCCGACGGCGATGTCATTGTCATCAGTGCCGAGTACAACACCGCCACTCCCCTGCCGGGTGGTATCACGGCTCCTCTCATCGATACCCCTGTCGACGACGTGAATGGTTCCGGATGTCTCCCAGAGGCCTTCACGGGCATCGATGCTACCGGCAAGCTTGCCTTGATCAAGCGCGGCGTATGCGCCGTCTCTGACAAGATCAAGAACGCCAAGGCTGCTGGTGCCCTCGGTGTGATCCTGTACAACCAGGTCCCTGGTGACGATATCACCAAGCCCACTCTCAGTGCTGAGAACATTGGTCTCCTCGTCCCCCTGGGTATCATCACCCTCGAGACTGGAGAGGCGTGGAAGGCCCTTCTCACCGCCGGCGAGGAGGTGATCGTCACCCTCATCGTGGATGCCATCTTCGAGGAGCGCGAGACCTGGAACGTCATCTCCGAGACTAAGGAGGGTGACCCGAACAAGGTCATCATGCTAGGCGCCCATCTCGACAGCGTTCTTGAGGGTCCCGGCATCAACGACGATGGTTCTAGCACTGCCGCCCTCCTTGAGCTGATGGGCTCCGTCAAGAAGTACAGCGGCTTCCCCCACAAGATCCGTTTCGCCTGGTGGGCCGCTGAGGAGGCCGGCCTGGTGGGATCCTACTACTACACTGAGCACCTCAGCTCCGAGGACGCCGATAAGATCAAGTACTACTTCAACTACGACATGATCGGATCCCCCAACCCCATCTACGAGCTCGCCTCCTACAACAACAGCGGTATCGGTCCCCAGCTCATCGCCGACTACCTTGAGGCCAATGGCAAGGAGACCATCTCCGCCGAATTTGATGGCCGCTCCGACTACGCCGGTTTCGTCGAGCTCGGCATCCCGGTCGCATCCATCTTCACTGGTGAGGGCGAGAACGACCCTTGCTACCACCAGGCCTGCGACACAATTGACAACATCAACTGGGATGCCATCACCGTCAACACCAAGGCTGCTGGCCGCGCTCTTGCTACCCTTGCCAACTCTCTTGAGGGTGTCCCCCCTCGCGCCAACACTACCCCCATCCTCCGCGGCCGCGCTGGTGTTCTCCAGCAGATGCGTCGCTGGAAGGCTCTGGCTGAGCACACCAGCCACGGCAAGACATGCTCTCACAATGATGAGAAAAAGATCTACTAA
- a CDS encoding glycosyl hydrolase family 61 has product MQIAACFLGLAALVAGHGYVDNATIGGTYYQFYQPYQDPYTSPTPQRISRPVQGNGPVESVDLIDVQCGGYTAGGISGSTPAALHATAAAGSTVTLRWTLWPDSHVGPVITYMARCPDSGCQAWQPGTSAVWFKVKEGGRTGTTNTWADTPLMVANSGYQYTIPSCLKSGYYLVRHEIIALHAAYSYPGAQFYPGCHQLQVTGSGTKTATSLVAIPGAYKSTDPGITYDAYKAQTYTIPGPAVFTC; this is encoded by the exons ATGCAGATCGCTGCTTGCTTCCTGGGCCTTGCGGCTCTGGTCGCTGGTCACGGATACGTCGACAATGCTACCATTGGTGGCACCTACTACCAG TTCTACCAG CCTTACCAAGACCCATACACGAGCCCTACT CCCCAGAGAATCTCTCGCCCGGTCCAAGGCAACGGCCCAGTCGAGAGCGTCGACTTGATCGATGTCCAGTGCGGAGGATACACAGCCGGCGGCATCTCGGGCTCGACGCCCGCGGCCCTGCACGCTACTGCTGCAGCGGGATCGACCGTCACCCTGCGATGGACTCTCTGGCCCGATTCTCACGTCGGTCCCGTGATCACCTACATGGCACGATGCCCCGATTCCGGTTGTCAGGCATGGCAGCCTGGCACTTC TGCTGTGTGGTTCAAGGTCAAGGAGGGTGGACGCACCGGAACCACCAACACTTGGGCTGAT ACCCCCCTCATGGTTGCCAACTCCGGCTACCAGTACACAATCCCGTCCTGCTTGAAGTCGGGCTACTACCTCGTCCGCCACGAGATCATTGCTCTGCACGCCGCCTACTCGTACCCTGGCGCACAGTTCTACCCCGGATGCCATCAACTCCAGGTCACGGGTTCCGGCACCAAGACTGCGACTTCGCTGGTTGCAATCCCCGGCGCGTACAAGTCGACTGATCCTGGTATCACCTACGATGCCTACAAGG CTCAAACTTACACTATTCCTGGCCCGGCTGTGTTCACCTGCTAA